A window of the Brachybacterium sacelli genome harbors these coding sequences:
- a CDS encoding FtsK/SpoIIIE domain-containing protein: MRIKLTLRRPEDRLTDLEVTADATASVADVANALYLADPLRDDVEPPTGLTLQVQDPGAGPGANGVRSVDREIDLIQAGLRSGSVVSIARSSQEFATRSESRGAAVALMRVLSGPEAGREFPLPSGSSVVGREGDLDIRIADPMLSKRHARINVGDSIEIVDLESSNGVVIGGEQVQRAVIGPADTVLIGQTTFSVIALHRLGGTAPSSPVVEFNRSPRVVPRFPYRPLKSPTPPKEPSPQFFPIFMLFAPILMGGLMFSITRSPFSLMFVFMMPMMATAGYLNRKFQAKKQLEQQIRNFEDGLASLKRRVTAAQDLERAVRLVETPSAADTVDAAFRLGRLLWTHRPEHNAFATVRLGLGVAESRVGIEMPAENDAIPKYYDMLDDMHEEYKMIAGVPIAAELRSAGNIGVAGGGEEADGVARGIVTQMFSLHSPAELAIAGITSRSSRSMWEWLKWLPHTSSPHSPLPGDHLADTPGRCTSLLARIEELIEQRAGDAPPALRTPITPDVTQEPEIPPEPVTPNLVVVIEDDAPVDRARLVRIAERGPDVGVHVIWCASNVAALPAACRTYVAVEEAVEGASAGHVRLGERFYPVAVETVSVEVAAGVARHLSPVVDAGVPIDDDSDLPRAISYLKLGGLQIAEDPNYIIERWKENNSLTPRDGSEPQRRKHDANLRGLIGHNGQDSFHLDLRTNGPHALVGGTTGAGKSEFLQAWVMGMATAHSPDRVTFLFVDYKGGAAFADAIELPHAVGLVTDLSQHLVRRALTSLRAELHYREHLLNRKKAKDLVSLERTGDPEAPPSLIIIVDEFAALAKEIPEFVDGVVDVAARGRSLGLHLILATQRPAGVIKDNLRANTNLRIALRMADEADSKDILGDKMAAHFDPGIPGRAAAKTGPGRIATFQTGYAGGWTTDEPERARIDIVEKDFGTGEQWDIPAPPTKEVKDPGPNDISRVVHTVIGAAEQAGVPAPRKPWLSELADAYDLSRLPTRRTDEELLLGVMDVPEDQAQPTISYYPDRDGNMAVYGTGGSGKSTTLRTIAISAASTVRGGPVHVYGLDFGASGLTMLEDLPHVGSIVPGDDEERVIRLLRTLRELIDDRAREFAKVRAGSVAEYRELSGAPETPRILLLVDGMAAFREAYDYSNLTKWFTAFVQIATDGRQVGVHVIVTGDRPSAIPTSLGSSIQRRLIHRMSNVDDYAGFGEPKDVLDGNSPAGRAILAGHEMQVAVHGGDANVAIQSREVAKLAKAMRRAGVPEAPEIRRLPERVEFSELRPVVEGRPTLGLADETLAEITYEPRGAFMVSGPMGSGRTTALLTIASGLKKMETPMRLVRFSSRRTPLTGLPVWDVEGSDPETVRELAAQLRQTIESGAVGEGRLALFIDGVADFTGSGVENDLDKLIRASTREGQFVVGENESASWSQAYVLAQPFKAGRRGLLLQPSDMDGDSLLGTSLGRIRRADFPAGRGFLIHSGRAMKLQVAQITG, from the coding sequence ATGCGCATCAAGCTCACGCTGCGCAGGCCCGAGGACCGGCTGACGGATCTCGAGGTCACGGCAGACGCCACGGCATCAGTGGCCGATGTGGCCAATGCGCTGTACCTGGCCGATCCGCTGCGCGATGACGTCGAGCCCCCCACGGGCCTGACCCTGCAGGTCCAGGACCCGGGTGCAGGCCCGGGCGCCAACGGCGTCCGGTCGGTGGACCGCGAGATCGACCTGATCCAGGCCGGTCTCCGGTCCGGCAGCGTGGTCTCGATCGCGCGCTCCTCGCAGGAGTTCGCCACGCGCTCCGAGTCCCGCGGGGCGGCCGTCGCGCTCATGAGGGTGCTCTCCGGTCCCGAGGCGGGGCGCGAGTTCCCGCTGCCCAGCGGCTCGAGCGTCGTCGGCCGCGAGGGCGATCTCGACATCCGCATCGCCGATCCGATGCTCTCGAAGCGCCACGCCCGCATCAACGTCGGTGACTCGATCGAGATCGTCGACCTCGAATCCTCCAACGGTGTCGTCATCGGCGGGGAGCAGGTCCAGCGTGCCGTGATCGGTCCGGCCGACACCGTCCTGATCGGCCAGACCACCTTCTCCGTGATCGCCCTGCACCGCTTGGGCGGCACGGCGCCGAGCTCCCCGGTGGTCGAGTTCAACCGGTCCCCGCGCGTGGTGCCCCGCTTCCCCTACCGGCCGCTGAAGTCCCCGACGCCGCCGAAGGAGCCGTCCCCGCAGTTCTTCCCGATCTTCATGCTGTTCGCCCCGATCCTCATGGGCGGCCTCATGTTCTCGATCACCCGCAGCCCCTTCTCGCTCATGTTCGTGTTCATGATGCCGATGATGGCCACGGCCGGGTACCTCAACCGCAAGTTCCAGGCGAAGAAGCAGCTCGAGCAGCAGATCCGGAACTTCGAGGACGGCCTGGCCTCCCTCAAGCGGCGGGTCACCGCCGCGCAGGATCTCGAGCGTGCGGTACGCCTGGTCGAGACGCCGTCGGCGGCAGACACGGTCGATGCGGCCTTCCGGCTGGGGCGCCTGCTGTGGACGCACCGGCCCGAGCACAATGCCTTCGCCACCGTGCGTCTCGGCCTCGGGGTGGCGGAGTCCCGGGTGGGCATCGAGATGCCTGCGGAGAACGATGCGATCCCCAAGTATTACGACATGCTCGATGACATGCATGAGGAGTACAAGATGATCGCGGGGGTGCCGATCGCCGCGGAGCTGCGCTCCGCGGGTAACATCGGTGTCGCCGGCGGCGGGGAGGAGGCCGACGGGGTGGCCCGCGGCATCGTCACCCAGATGTTCTCCCTGCACTCGCCGGCGGAGCTGGCGATCGCCGGGATCACCTCGCGCTCCAGCCGCAGCATGTGGGAGTGGCTGAAGTGGCTGCCCCACACCTCCAGCCCGCACTCCCCGCTGCCCGGCGACCACCTCGCCGACACCCCGGGCCGCTGCACCTCGCTGCTCGCGCGGATCGAGGAGCTCATCGAGCAGCGAGCCGGCGATGCCCCGCCCGCTCTGCGCACGCCGATCACACCCGACGTCACCCAGGAGCCGGAGATCCCGCCGGAGCCGGTCACGCCGAACCTCGTGGTGGTGATCGAGGACGACGCCCCCGTCGACCGCGCGCGTCTGGTGCGCATCGCCGAGCGCGGGCCCGACGTCGGCGTGCACGTGATCTGGTGCGCCTCCAACGTCGCCGCCCTTCCCGCCGCGTGCCGCACCTACGTCGCCGTGGAGGAGGCCGTCGAGGGGGCGAGCGCCGGGCACGTGCGCCTGGGGGAGCGGTTCTACCCGGTCGCCGTCGAGACGGTCTCGGTCGAGGTGGCCGCCGGCGTCGCCCGGCACCTGTCCCCTGTGGTCGACGCGGGCGTGCCGATCGACGACGACTCGGACCTGCCCCGCGCGATCTCCTATCTCAAGCTCGGCGGTCTGCAGATCGCCGAGGACCCCAACTACATCATCGAGCGGTGGAAGGAGAACAATTCCCTGACCCCGCGGGACGGCTCGGAGCCGCAGCGCCGCAAGCACGATGCGAACCTGCGCGGCCTGATCGGCCACAACGGCCAGGACTCCTTCCATCTCGACCTGCGCACCAACGGCCCGCACGCGCTGGTGGGCGGCACCACTGGTGCCGGCAAATCGGAGTTCCTCCAGGCCTGGGTGATGGGCATGGCCACGGCCCACAGCCCCGACCGGGTGACCTTCCTGTTCGTCGACTACAAGGGCGGCGCGGCCTTCGCCGACGCGATCGAACTCCCCCACGCGGTCGGTCTGGTCACCGATCTCTCCCAGCACCTGGTGCGCCGCGCCCTGACCTCGCTGCGCGCCGAGCTGCACTACCGCGAGCACCTGCTGAACCGGAAGAAGGCCAAGGACCTGGTCTCGCTGGAGCGCACCGGCGACCCCGAGGCCCCGCCCAGCCTGATCATCATCGTCGACGAGTTCGCGGCGCTGGCCAAGGAGATCCCCGAGTTCGTCGACGGCGTCGTGGACGTCGCCGCCCGTGGTCGGTCCCTGGGGCTGCACCTGATCCTGGCGACCCAGCGGCCCGCCGGCGTCATCAAGGACAACCTGCGCGCGAACACCAATCTGCGCATCGCGCTGCGGATGGCCGACGAGGCGGATTCCAAGGACATCCTCGGCGACAAGATGGCCGCCCATTTCGACCCGGGCATCCCGGGGCGCGCGGCCGCGAAGACCGGGCCGGGACGCATCGCGACGTTCCAGACCGGATACGCGGGCGGCTGGACCACGGACGAGCCCGAGCGGGCCCGCATCGACATCGTCGAGAAGGACTTCGGCACCGGGGAGCAGTGGGACATCCCCGCCCCGCCCACCAAGGAGGTCAAGGACCCCGGGCCCAACGACATCAGCCGCGTGGTCCACACCGTCATCGGTGCGGCGGAGCAGGCCGGGGTCCCCGCCCCGCGCAAGCCGTGGCTGTCCGAGCTCGCCGACGCCTACGACCTCTCGCGCCTGCCCACCCGGCGCACCGACGAGGAGCTGCTGCTCGGCGTCATGGACGTCCCCGAGGACCAGGCTCAGCCCACCATCTCCTACTACCCGGACCGCGACGGGAACATGGCCGTCTACGGCACCGGCGGCTCGGGCAAGTCGACCACGCTGCGCACCATCGCGATCTCCGCGGCCTCGACCGTGCGCGGCGGCCCCGTCCACGTCTACGGCCTGGACTTCGGCGCCTCGGGCCTGACGATGCTCGAGGACCTCCCGCACGTCGGCTCGATCGTCCCCGGCGACGACGAGGAGCGGGTGATCCGCCTGCTGCGCACCCTGCGCGAGCTGATCGACGACCGCGCCCGGGAGTTCGCCAAGGTCCGTGCCGGATCGGTGGCGGAGTACCGCGAGCTCTCCGGCGCGCCGGAGACCCCGCGCATCCTGCTGCTGGTCGACGGCATGGCAGCCTTCCGCGAGGCCTACGACTATTCGAACCTCACCAAGTGGTTCACGGCCTTCGTGCAGATCGCGACCGACGGACGCCAGGTCGGTGTGCACGTGATCGTCACCGGCGACCGTCCCAGCGCGATCCCCACCTCGCTGGGCTCCTCGATCCAGCGACGCCTCATCCACCGCATGTCCAACGTCGACGACTACGCCGGTTTCGGTGAGCCCAAGGACGTGCTGGACGGCAACTCGCCGGCGGGGCGCGCGATCCTGGCCGGGCACGAGATGCAGGTGGCCGTGCACGGCGGCGACGCGAACGTCGCCATCCAGTCGCGGGAGGTGGCCAAGCTCGCCAAGGCCATGCGCCGTGCCGGGGTGCCCGAGGCCCCGGAGATCAGGCGTCTGCCGGAGCGGGTGGAGTTCTCGGAGCTGCGCCCCGTGGTCGAGGGACGGCCCACCCTGGGGCTGGCCGACGAGACACTCGCCGAGATCACCTACGAGCCCCGCGGCGCGTTCATGGTCTCCGGCCCGATGGGGTCGGGCCGCACCACGGCGCTGCTGACCATCGCCTCCGGTCTCAAGAAGATGGAGACCCCGATGCGCCTGGTGCGATTCTCCTCGCGCCGCACCCCGCTGACCGGGCTGCCGGTGTGGGACGTGGAGGGCTCGGATCCCGAGACCGTCCGCGAGCTCGCCGCGCAACTGCGCCAGACCATCGAGTCCGGCGCGGTCGGCGAAGGGCGACTGGCCCTGTTCATCGACGGCGTCGCCGACTTCACCGGCAGCGGCGTGGAGAACGACCTCGACAAGCTGATCCGGGCGAGCACCCGGGAAGGACAGTTCGTGGTCGGCGAGAACGAGTCGGCGTCGTGGTCGCAGGCCTACGTGCTCGCGCAGCCGTTCAAGGCCGGCCGGCGCGGTCTGCTGCTCCAGCCCAGCGACATGGACGGCGATTCGCTGCTGGGGACGAGCTTGGGGAGGATCCGTCGGGCGGACTTCCCGGCCGGTCGCGGATTCCTCATCCACAGCGGGCGCGCAATGAAACTGCAGGTCGCACAGATCACGGGCTGA
- a CDS encoding WXG100 family type VII secretion target has protein sequence MNATKGMNVEEVRRMSGQLREAAEEITRIEQELTSGLEGVDWTGPDADRFRGQWSGEMVPALQQIMNSVNELGESADRNAAEQDAASTN, from the coding sequence GTGAACGCCACGAAGGGTATGAATGTCGAGGAGGTCCGGCGCATGTCGGGCCAGCTGCGCGAGGCCGCCGAGGAGATCACCCGGATCGAGCAGGAGCTCACCTCGGGCCTGGAAGGGGTCGACTGGACCGGGCCCGACGCGGACCGCTTCCGCGGCCAGTGGTCCGGAGAGATGGTTCCCGCCCTGCAGCAGATCATGAACTCCGTCAACGAGCTGGGGGAGTCGGCGGATCGCAACGCCGCCGAGCAGGACGCGGCCTCCACCAACTGA
- a CDS encoding YajQ family cyclic di-GMP-binding protein gives MADSSFDIVSELDRQEIDNAVNQAVKEVGQRYDFRGTGASLNLGGDEIVMTANAEERVLAVLDVLQSKLVRRGISLKALEVGDPKQSGKEVRLVAGLKEGISTEDAKKISKIIRDEGPKSVKARIQGDELRVSSKSRDDLQSVIALLKAKDLDVALQYINFR, from the coding sequence GTGGCAGATTCATCGTTCGACATCGTCAGCGAGCTCGACCGCCAGGAGATCGACAACGCCGTCAACCAGGCCGTCAAGGAGGTGGGCCAGCGCTACGACTTCCGCGGCACCGGAGCGTCGCTCAACCTCGGCGGCGACGAGATCGTGATGACCGCCAATGCGGAGGAGAGGGTGCTCGCGGTGCTGGACGTGCTGCAGTCCAAGCTCGTCCGTCGCGGGATCTCGCTGAAGGCGCTGGAGGTCGGCGACCCGAAGCAGTCCGGGAAGGAGGTGCGCCTGGTGGCCGGCCTCAAGGAGGGGATCTCGACCGAGGACGCCAAGAAGATCTCCAAGATCATCCGCGATGAGGGCCCGAAGTCGGTCAAGGCGCGCATCCAGGGCGACGAGCTGCGGGTCTCCTCGAAGAGCCGTGACGATCTGCAGTCCGTGATCGCACTGCTGAAGGCGAAGGACCTCGACGTCGCGCTCCAGTACATCAACTTCCGCTGA
- the rpmG gene encoding 50S ribosomal protein L33 has translation MASKSSDVRPKITMACVDCKARNYITKKNRRNTPDRLELSKFCPTCGKQTAHRETR, from the coding sequence GTGGCGAGCAAGAGCTCAGACGTGCGTCCCAAGATCACCATGGCTTGTGTCGACTGCAAGGCGCGCAACTACATCACCAAGAAGAACCGTCGCAACACCCCGGATCGGCTCGAGCTGTCCAAGTTCTGCCCGACCTGCGGCAAGCAGACGGCACACCGCGAGACCCGCTGA
- a CDS encoding FAS1-like dehydratase domain-containing protein: MTTTPDPAFAGRTYPAGPVHTVSAAKIAEFARATGAGSPLHSDADAARAAGHADVIAPPTFLVSLAQATEAQYIEDPEAGIDFTRVVHGQESFTLHRPVAAGDRLVPRLNVESVRAAGGHTMVTTRVDMTDEAGAEVASVTSLIVVRGD, from the coding sequence ATGACGACCACCCCTGACCCCGCCTTCGCAGGCCGCACCTACCCGGCCGGCCCCGTGCACACCGTCTCGGCCGCGAAGATCGCCGAGTTCGCCCGTGCCACCGGCGCCGGCTCGCCGCTGCACTCCGACGCGGACGCCGCGCGCGCCGCCGGTCACGCCGACGTGATCGCCCCGCCCACCTTCCTGGTCTCCCTCGCCCAGGCCACCGAAGCCCAGTACATCGAGGACCCCGAGGCCGGGATCGACTTCACCCGCGTCGTCCACGGCCAGGAGTCCTTCACCCTGCACCGGCCCGTCGCCGCCGGTGACCGCCTGGTCCCCAGGCTGAACGTCGAGTCCGTCCGCGCCGCCGGCGGCCACACGATGGTCACCACCCGCGTCGACATGACCGACGAGGCCGGTGCCGAGGTCGCGAGCGTGACGAGCCTGATCGTCGTCCGCGGCGACTGA
- a CDS encoding MaoC/PaaZ C-terminal domain-containing protein, with translation MTATPATPPGPLDLSDLSVGQELARTRHEISRDSLVRYAGASGDFNPIHYNDILATEAGLPGVIAHGMLTMGTAITGLLERLGDPTLVREYSVRFTNPIPVPATGSVTLEVIAVVGAVDSSAGTARADITAEVDGTKVLGRARATISTPAANSAGTPA, from the coding sequence ATGACTGCCACGCCCGCCACCCCGCCCGGCCCGCTCGACCTCAGCGATCTCAGCGTCGGCCAGGAGCTCGCCCGCACCCGCCACGAGATCAGCCGCGACTCGCTGGTGCGCTATGCCGGGGCCTCCGGCGACTTCAATCCGATCCACTACAACGACATCCTCGCGACCGAGGCCGGGCTGCCCGGCGTCATCGCTCACGGGATGCTCACCATGGGCACAGCGATCACCGGTCTGCTGGAGCGCCTCGGCGACCCGACGCTCGTGCGGGAGTACTCGGTGCGGTTCACCAACCCGATTCCCGTGCCCGCGACCGGCTCCGTGACTCTCGAGGTCATCGCCGTCGTGGGGGCGGTCGACAGCTCGGCCGGGACCGCGCGCGCGGACATCACCGCCGAGGTCGACGGCACCAAGGTCCTCGGCCGTGCCCGTGCCACGATCTCCACGCCCGCCGCCAACTCCGCCGGCACGCCGGCATGA
- a CDS encoding UDP-N-acetylmuramate dehydrogenase encodes MKLSDLTTLRIGGPVSRLVEARTADEVIEAVRTADEAGEPLLVLGGGSNLIASDEPFEGTVVLLRDPEDPPLLDATCEVGASGEPDGIPVDPAELTPLDPTCGGAILEYFAGVSWDRAVRYAIAREMVGIEALSGIPGTVGATPIQNVGAYGQEVSATITRVRTWDRERSAVRTFFAADCDFSYRDSVFKRTRYSGSVPSATGRYVVLSVTFQHTLGSLSAPIRYAQLAGHLGVEVGERAPLQQVREAVLALRASKGMVLDAADHDTWSAGSFFTNPILEAERAAALPEGAPRFDAGDGRVKTSAAWLISHSGIERGHAVGERAAVSSKHSLALTNRGGATSDDLVSLARDVQSRVEQSFGVHLVPEPVRLGLEL; translated from the coding sequence ATGAAACTCTCCGACCTCACCACGCTCCGCATCGGCGGCCCCGTCTCCCGTCTCGTCGAGGCCCGCACCGCCGACGAGGTGATCGAGGCGGTCCGCACCGCCGACGAGGCCGGCGAGCCGCTGCTCGTCCTCGGCGGGGGCTCGAACCTGATCGCCTCCGACGAGCCGTTCGAGGGCACCGTCGTGCTGCTGCGGGACCCGGAGGATCCGCCCCTGCTGGACGCCACCTGCGAGGTCGGTGCTTCCGGTGAGCCCGACGGCATCCCCGTCGACCCCGCCGAGCTCACGCCGCTGGACCCCACCTGCGGCGGAGCGATCCTCGAGTACTTCGCCGGCGTGAGCTGGGACCGCGCGGTGCGCTACGCGATCGCCCGCGAGATGGTCGGCATCGAGGCGCTCTCGGGCATCCCCGGCACGGTCGGGGCGACCCCGATCCAGAACGTCGGCGCCTACGGACAGGAGGTCTCCGCGACCATCACCCGCGTGCGGACCTGGGACCGCGAGCGCAGCGCCGTGCGGACCTTCTTCGCCGCCGACTGCGACTTCTCCTACCGCGACAGCGTCTTCAAGCGGACGCGGTACTCCGGGTCGGTGCCCTCGGCCACGGGTCGCTACGTGGTCCTCTCCGTGACCTTCCAGCACACCCTCGGCAGCCTCTCCGCCCCGATCCGCTACGCGCAGCTCGCCGGCCACCTCGGCGTCGAGGTGGGTGAGCGTGCGCCCCTGCAGCAGGTGCGAGAGGCGGTGCTCGCCCTCCGCGCCTCCAAGGGCATGGTGCTCGATGCGGCCGACCACGACACCTGGAGCGCGGGCTCGTTCTTCACCAATCCGATCCTGGAGGCCGAGCGGGCCGCCGCCCTGCCCGAGGGCGCGCCGCGATTCGACGCCGGGGACGGCCGCGTGAAGACCAGCGCGGCGTGGCTGATCAGTCATTCCGGCATCGAGCGCGGTCACGCGGTGGGGGAGCGGGCCGCGGTCTCGAGCAAGCATTCCCTGGCCCTGACCAACAGGGGCGGCGCCACCAGCGACGACCTCGTCTCCCTCGCGCGCGACGTGCAGAGCCGCGTCGAGCAGTCCTTCGGGGTCCATCTGGTCCCGGAACCCGTACGCCTCGGCCTGGAGCTGTGA
- the glyA gene encoding serine hydroxymethyltransferase, which yields MNDLDRSLADIDPDIAGVLDRELARQQRTLEMIASENFVPRAVLQAQGSVLTNKYAEGYPGRRYYGGCEEVDVAEEIAIQRAKELFGAEHANVQPHSGATANAAVMHALARPGDKLMGLSLAHGGHLTHGMKINFSGRLYDIVAYEIDPATGYIDMDRVREQAVAEQPKVIVAGWSAYSRQLDFPAFRAIADEVGAALWVDMAHFAGLVAAGLHPSPVPYADVVSTTIHKTIGGPRSGMILCTQEWAKKIDSAVFPGQQGGPLMHVIAAKAVALKVAASEEFTDRQVRTLEGAKIIADRLQAEDTTAAGVKVLSGGTDVHLVLVDLTGSELDGQQAEDRLHEVGITVNRNAVPNDPRPPRVTSGLRIGTPALATRGFGVAEFTEVADVIALALTGGADVESLRARTAALAETKPLYADLQQY from the coding sequence GTGAACGACCTCGACCGATCCCTCGCCGACATCGACCCGGACATCGCCGGTGTCCTCGATCGTGAGCTCGCCCGCCAGCAGCGCACGCTCGAGATGATCGCGAGCGAGAACTTCGTCCCCCGCGCCGTGCTCCAGGCCCAGGGCTCCGTCCTGACCAACAAGTACGCCGAGGGTTATCCGGGTCGCCGCTACTACGGCGGCTGCGAAGAGGTCGACGTCGCCGAGGAGATCGCGATCCAGCGTGCGAAGGAGCTCTTCGGCGCCGAGCACGCCAACGTCCAGCCCCATTCGGGGGCCACGGCGAACGCCGCGGTCATGCACGCCCTCGCCCGTCCCGGCGACAAGCTGATGGGGCTCTCGCTCGCCCACGGCGGCCACCTCACCCACGGCATGAAGATCAACTTCTCCGGCCGCCTCTACGACATCGTCGCCTACGAGATCGACCCGGCCACCGGGTACATCGACATGGACCGCGTGCGGGAGCAGGCCGTGGCCGAGCAGCCCAAGGTGATCGTCGCCGGCTGGTCCGCCTACTCCCGCCAGCTCGACTTCCCGGCCTTCCGCGCGATCGCCGACGAGGTCGGCGCTGCCCTCTGGGTCGACATGGCGCACTTCGCGGGTCTGGTCGCGGCCGGTCTGCACCCCAGCCCCGTCCCCTACGCGGACGTCGTCTCCACCACCATCCACAAGACCATCGGCGGCCCCCGCTCCGGCATGATCCTGTGCACGCAGGAGTGGGCCAAGAAGATCGATTCCGCCGTGTTCCCGGGCCAGCAGGGCGGCCCGCTCATGCACGTCATCGCCGCCAAGGCCGTGGCCCTGAAGGTCGCCGCCTCCGAGGAGTTCACGGATCGTCAGGTCCGCACCCTCGAGGGTGCGAAGATCATCGCCGACCGGCTCCAGGCGGAGGACACCACGGCGGCAGGCGTCAAGGTCCTCTCCGGCGGCACCGATGTGCACCTCGTGCTCGTGGATCTGACGGGCAGCGAGCTCGACGGTCAGCAGGCCGAGGACCGCCTCCATGAGGTCGGCATCACCGTCAACCGCAACGCGGTCCCCAACGACCCGCGTCCGCCGCGCGTCACCTCCGGTCTGCGCATCGGCACCCCGGCGCTGGCCACCCGTGGCTTCGGCGTGGCCGAGTTCACCGAGGTCGCCGACGTCATCGCCCTGGCCCTGACCGGCGGCGCCGACGTGGAGAGCCTGCGCGCCCGCACGGCGGCCCTCGCCGAGACGAAGCCGTTGTACGCCGACCTCCAGCAGTACTGA
- a CDS encoding bifunctional methylenetetrahydrofolate dehydrogenase/methenyltetrahydrofolate cyclohydrolase codes for MTAQILDGKATAKAIKEELAGRVTRLLETGHERPGLATVLVGEDPGSAAYVRGKHRDSEQIGLHSIQKHLPADASQAEVEALVDELNEDPACTGYIVQLPLPDQIDTDAILERIDPAKDADGLHPMNLGRLVLNAYTPIHTPLPCTPRAVIELVERHGLDFRGKDVVVVGRGITVGRSIGALLTRREYNATVTLCHTGTADLPAQLRRADVIVAAAGSAHLVRPEDVRHGAVVLDVGVSRREDPSGGRAKLIGDVDPDVAEVASWLSPNPGGVGPMTRALLMKNVVEAAERAAGQV; via the coding sequence ATGACGGCACAGATCCTCGACGGCAAGGCCACCGCGAAGGCGATCAAGGAGGAGCTGGCCGGTCGCGTCACGCGGCTCCTCGAGACCGGGCACGAGCGGCCGGGATTGGCCACCGTCCTGGTGGGCGAGGACCCCGGCAGCGCCGCCTATGTGCGCGGCAAGCACCGCGACAGCGAGCAGATCGGCCTGCACTCGATCCAGAAGCACCTCCCGGCCGACGCCTCGCAGGCCGAGGTCGAGGCCCTCGTGGACGAGCTGAACGAGGACCCCGCCTGCACCGGGTACATCGTCCAGCTGCCCCTGCCGGACCAGATCGACACCGATGCGATCCTGGAGCGGATCGACCCGGCCAAGGACGCCGACGGCCTGCATCCGATGAACCTGGGCCGCCTGGTGCTCAACGCCTACACCCCGATCCACACCCCGCTGCCGTGCACCCCACGGGCGGTCATCGAGCTGGTCGAGCGTCACGGCCTGGACTTCCGGGGCAAGGACGTCGTGGTGGTCGGGCGCGGCATCACCGTCGGCCGCTCGATCGGCGCCCTGCTGACCCGTCGGGAGTACAACGCGACCGTCACCCTGTGCCACACCGGCACTGCCGACCTGCCCGCGCAGCTGCGTCGCGCCGACGTGATCGTCGCCGCCGCCGGCAGTGCTCACCTGGTGCGCCCCGAGGACGTCCGGCACGGTGCCGTCGTGCTCGATGTCGGCGTCTCGCGCCGCGAGGACCCCTCCGGCGGCAGGGCGAAGCTCATCGGCGACGTCGACCCGGACGTCGCCGAGGTCGCTTCCTGGCTCAGCCCCAACCCCGGTGGCGTCGGTCCCATGACCCGTGCACTGCTGATGAAGAACGTCGTCGAGGCGGCCGAACGCGCCGCCGGGCAGGTCTGA
- a CDS encoding exodeoxyribonuclease III, whose product MTFTLATINVNGIRAAARKGMGDWLASTPADVVTLQEVRAPEELVPGLIGEDWSTASEVSRLKGRAGVSIAVRSARQDADVEGVRHGLPGLEDDAHTGRWIEVDLADPFGDGHDLTVISCYMHSGNTEKPQTMVDKYAFLDTMMVHLEQLRSDGRHVVLTGDINIAHTEWDIKNWKGNRKTAGFLPEERAYLDRLTTDAGFIDVHRAVHGDGPGPYTWWSQRGKAFDNDSGWRIDYQLATEDLAARATSAQVDRAPSYDTRWSDHAPLVITYS is encoded by the coding sequence ATGACTTTCACCCTCGCCACCATCAACGTCAACGGCATCCGTGCCGCCGCTCGCAAGGGCATGGGCGACTGGCTCGCCTCCACCCCTGCGGACGTCGTCACGCTGCAGGAAGTCCGCGCGCCCGAGGAGCTCGTCCCCGGTCTGATCGGCGAGGACTGGTCCACGGCCAGCGAGGTCTCCCGGCTCAAAGGTCGCGCCGGTGTCTCGATCGCCGTGCGCTCGGCCCGCCAGGACGCCGACGTCGAGGGCGTCCGTCACGGCCTGCCCGGGCTCGAGGACGACGCGCACACCGGGCGCTGGATCGAGGTGGACCTCGCCGATCCCTTCGGCGACGGCCACGACCTCACCGTGATCTCCTGCTACATGCACTCGGGCAACACCGAGAAGCCGCAGACCATGGTCGACAAGTACGCCTTCCTCGACACCATGATGGTCCACCTCGAACAGCTGCGGTCCGACGGCCGCCACGTGGTCCTGACCGGCGACATCAACATCGCCCACACCGAGTGGGACATCAAGAACTGGAAGGGCAACCGGAAGACCGCCGGGTTCCTGCCCGAGGAGCGCGCCTACCTGGACCGCCTCACCACCGACGCCGGTTTCATCGACGTCCACCGCGCCGTGCACGGCGACGGCCCCGGTCCGTACACCTGGTGGTCCCAGCGCGGCAAGGCCTTCGACAACGACTCGGGCTGGAGGATCGACTACCAGCTGGCCACGGAGGACCTCGCCGCCCGTGCGACCTCCGCCCAGGTCGATCGCGCCCCCAGCTACGACACCCGCTGGTCCGATCACGCACCGCTGGTGATCACCTACTCCTGA